A single Carnobacterium inhibens subsp. inhibens DSM 13024 DNA region contains:
- a CDS encoding zinc-dependent alcohol dehydrogenase, which translates to MRAVTWQGNEKMEVRNVPDPTIQEPTDMIVRITATAICGSDLHLYHNGKPVMEEDYVVGHEPMGIVEEVGPGVKKVKKGDRVVIPFNIGCGECHFCTHEMESQCDNSNPNPAFDNGGLFGFGKMHGNYPGGQAEFLRVPFADFTSFVVPENDLPDEKVLFLSDIVPTAYWSVESSGVKEGDTVIILGSGPVGLFAQKFAKMKGAKRVIAVDNVKHRLDHAHKTNNVETVNFKDVTEVGKFLYDTTNGGADVVIDCVGMDGVAPAKEKAKTLLSVQSGTISPLVTASESVKKFGTVQVTGVYMTPSASFPINDFFNRNVILKTGQAPVIHLMPKLYDMIEKNLFDPTDIITHTMPLEQAAQAYDIFDKKADQNIKVILKPGMV; encoded by the coding sequence ATGCGTGCAGTAACATGGCAAGGAAATGAAAAAATGGAAGTCCGAAATGTTCCAGATCCAACGATTCAAGAACCTACTGATATGATTGTCCGCATTACAGCAACAGCGATTTGCGGATCTGATTTACATTTGTATCATAATGGAAAACCTGTAATGGAAGAAGATTATGTAGTGGGTCATGAACCAATGGGAATTGTTGAAGAAGTTGGTCCTGGTGTTAAAAAGGTCAAAAAAGGCGATCGAGTCGTTATTCCGTTTAACATTGGATGTGGCGAATGTCATTTTTGTACTCACGAAATGGAAAGCCAATGCGACAACTCTAACCCAAATCCTGCTTTTGATAATGGCGGCTTGTTTGGATTTGGTAAGATGCATGGGAATTATCCTGGAGGCCAAGCAGAGTTCTTACGCGTGCCGTTCGCTGATTTTACTTCTTTCGTAGTCCCAGAAAATGACTTGCCAGATGAAAAAGTTCTTTTCTTATCTGATATTGTCCCTACTGCTTACTGGAGTGTAGAAAGCAGCGGTGTTAAAGAAGGCGATACTGTTATTATTCTTGGTTCTGGTCCAGTAGGTCTTTTCGCTCAAAAATTCGCTAAGATGAAAGGTGCTAAACGTGTTATCGCGGTTGATAATGTGAAACACCGTTTAGACCATGCACACAAAACAAATAATGTCGAAACCGTTAATTTTAAAGATGTTACGGAAGTTGGGAAATTCCTTTATGATACGACTAATGGTGGAGCAGATGTAGTCATTGACTGCGTAGGTATGGATGGTGTAGCTCCTGCTAAAGAGAAAGCTAAAACTCTTCTCAGCGTCCAAAGCGGAACCATTAGCCCACTTGTTACAGCTTCTGAAAGTGTTAAAAAGTTCGGAACGGTTCAAGTTACGGGAGTCTACATGACACCATCTGCTAGTTTCCCTATCAATGATTTCTTTAATCGAAATGTTATTTTAAAAACAGGGCAAGCTCCTGTTATTCACCTAATGCCAAAATTGTATGATATGATCGAAAAAAATCTCTTCGATCCAACAGATATCATTACGCATACGATGCCGCTTGAGCAAGCA